One region of Myxococcus stipitatus genomic DNA includes:
- a CDS encoding CDC48 family AAA ATPase: MTVATRDHPQTLRAAEALGKDLGRGLARMDPADMQRLGAQIGDIVTLSGKRRSAARVMPSYPDARGRGILQIDGVTRANTGVQLDEPVKLTLAPARHAEKVKLAPLEFTPTQRDLAYIGTLLDGLPVVKGDRVRALLFGSRTADFRVVETTPVGAVVIHPNTMLEVAKAPEKEKEKETHERARAVSYEDVGGLKRELGRIREIVELPLRYPEVFERLGIDAPKGVLLYGPPGCGKTLIARAVANETAAAFFTITGPEIMHKFYGESEAHLRQIFDEAERRAPAIIFVDEIDAIAPRREDVQGEVEKRVVAQLLSLMDGLAQRRQVIVLAATNIPNVLDPALRRPGRFDREIAISIPDRTAREEILAIHSRGMPLAEDVDLDHLAAVTHGFVGADLQALCREAAMICLRRLIPHIDFASAEIPYDELMQVQVTMADFQAALHEVGPSAIREVFVETPDVGWKDVGGLGQLKQRLIEAVEWPLRYAEEFARAKVRPPKGVLLTGPPGCGKTLMAKAAAHESQVNFISVKGPALLSKFVGESEKGVRETFQKARQAAPCIIFFDEIDSLVPTRSAGGMDERVSERVVSQFLSEMDGIEELTGVLVLAATNRADLLDPALLRPGRFDLLVDVPLPDREARREIFQVHLRDKPVEKELDLDVLAARSESFSGADIQAVCNQAAWDAVRHVISGKGKHLVITSGSLQKAIRGHKEARRP; the protein is encoded by the coding sequence GTGACCGTCGCGACACGGGACCATCCGCAGACGCTGCGTGCCGCCGAGGCCCTCGGCAAGGACCTGGGCCGTGGCCTCGCCCGCATGGACCCCGCCGACATGCAGCGGCTGGGAGCGCAGATCGGCGACATCGTCACGCTGTCCGGCAAGCGCCGCAGCGCGGCCAGGGTGATGCCCTCCTACCCGGACGCCCGGGGGCGCGGAATCCTCCAGATTGATGGCGTGACCCGGGCCAACACCGGGGTGCAGTTGGACGAGCCAGTGAAGTTGACCCTGGCCCCCGCCCGACACGCCGAGAAGGTCAAGCTGGCGCCCCTGGAGTTCACCCCCACGCAGCGTGACCTGGCCTATATCGGCACGCTGCTGGACGGACTGCCGGTGGTGAAGGGAGACCGGGTCCGGGCGCTGCTGTTCGGCAGCCGCACGGCCGACTTCCGCGTCGTCGAGACCACTCCCGTGGGGGCGGTGGTGATCCACCCCAACACCATGCTGGAGGTCGCCAAGGCGCCGGAGAAAGAGAAGGAGAAGGAGACGCACGAGCGGGCGCGCGCCGTCAGCTATGAGGACGTGGGTGGGCTGAAGCGGGAGCTGGGCCGCATCCGAGAGATCGTGGAGCTGCCGCTGCGGTATCCGGAGGTGTTCGAGCGGCTCGGGATCGACGCCCCCAAGGGGGTGCTGCTGTATGGCCCGCCGGGCTGCGGCAAGACGCTGATCGCCCGGGCGGTGGCCAACGAGACGGCGGCGGCGTTCTTCACCATCACCGGCCCGGAGATCATGCACAAGTTCTACGGAGAGAGTGAGGCCCACCTCCGGCAGATCTTCGACGAGGCCGAGCGCAGGGCCCCGGCCATCATCTTCGTGGACGAGATAGACGCCATCGCTCCCCGGCGCGAGGACGTGCAGGGCGAGGTGGAGAAGCGCGTGGTGGCGCAGCTGCTGTCGCTGATGGACGGCCTGGCCCAACGCCGGCAAGTCATCGTGCTGGCTGCCACCAACATCCCCAACGTGCTGGACCCGGCGCTGCGTCGCCCGGGGCGGTTCGACCGGGAGATCGCCATCTCCATCCCCGACCGCACGGCGCGCGAGGAGATCCTCGCCATCCACAGCCGAGGCATGCCGCTGGCGGAGGACGTGGACCTGGACCATCTGGCGGCCGTGACGCATGGCTTCGTCGGCGCGGACCTCCAGGCCCTGTGCCGCGAGGCGGCGATGATCTGCCTGCGCCGGCTGATTCCCCACATCGACTTCGCCTCGGCCGAGATTCCCTACGACGAGCTGATGCAGGTCCAGGTGACGATGGCCGACTTCCAGGCGGCGCTGCACGAGGTGGGGCCATCGGCGATCCGCGAGGTGTTCGTGGAGACCCCGGACGTGGGCTGGAAGGACGTGGGCGGACTGGGGCAGCTCAAGCAGCGGCTCATCGAGGCGGTGGAGTGGCCGCTCCGGTACGCCGAGGAGTTCGCGCGGGCCAAGGTCCGGCCCCCCAAGGGCGTGCTGCTGACCGGCCCTCCCGGCTGCGGCAAGACGCTGATGGCCAAGGCGGCCGCCCACGAGAGCCAGGTCAACTTCATCTCGGTCAAGGGCCCGGCGCTGCTCAGCAAGTTCGTGGGAGAGTCCGAGAAGGGGGTGCGCGAGACCTTCCAGAAGGCCCGTCAGGCGGCCCCCTGCATCATCTTCTTCGATGAGATCGACTCGCTCGTGCCGACACGCTCCGCCGGGGGGATGGACGAGCGCGTCTCGGAGAGGGTCGTCAGCCAGTTCCTGTCCGAGATGGATGGCATCGAGGAGCTGACGGGCGTGCTGGTGCTCGCGGCCACCAACCGCGCGGACCTGCTCGACCCCGCGCTGCTGCGTCCGGGACGCTTCGACCTGCTCGTCGACGTGCCGCTGCCGGACCGCGAGGCGCGGCGCGAAATCTTCCAGGTCCACCTGCGCGACAAGCCGGTGGAGAAGGAGCTCGACCTGGACGTGCTCGCCGCGCGCAGCGAGTCCTTCTCCGGCGCCGACATCCAGGCCGTGTGCAACCAGGCCGCCTGGGACGCCGTGCGTCACGTCATCAGCGGCAAGGGAAAGCACCTCGTCATCACATCCGGGAGCCTGCAGAAGGCGATCCGTGGGCACAAGGAGGCACGCCGGCCATGA
- a CDS encoding GvpL/GvpF family gas vesicle protein, which produces MRAHPHPEARGRRKGEQALYVYGFTRAGAVERFSVPGVSGAADVRTLKLGNLAAIYSPLSMEEFLGPEGADHTQDLEWVAPRAVRHERVLEEVMRSSPVLPVSFGAIFSSPRALSEAVDAHRQEISRFLDDISDKEEWAVKVYANAQRLRAHLERAPEFRQRLQHLPETPGARYFHEKKLQRELDQRSRNEGQSLAAHIREELAPGAVSVKPLRLADRGLSGRQDDMVLNSAFLVDSGQVQRFTHRVQQLAARYQPRGLTVEATGPWPPYSFCPSLEERP; this is translated from the coding sequence ATGAGAGCCCACCCCCATCCCGAGGCGCGGGGGCGCCGCAAGGGCGAGCAGGCCCTGTACGTCTATGGCTTCACGCGGGCGGGGGCGGTGGAGCGCTTCTCCGTTCCCGGTGTCAGCGGCGCCGCCGACGTGCGGACGCTGAAGCTGGGGAACCTCGCCGCCATCTACAGTCCTCTCTCGATGGAGGAGTTCCTGGGGCCAGAGGGCGCGGACCACACCCAGGACCTGGAGTGGGTGGCCCCCCGGGCGGTCAGGCACGAGCGCGTGCTCGAGGAGGTGATGCGGTCCTCGCCGGTGCTTCCGGTGAGCTTCGGGGCGATCTTCTCCTCACCGCGAGCGCTGTCCGAGGCGGTCGACGCCCACCGGCAGGAGATCTCCAGATTCCTCGACGACATCTCCGACAAGGAGGAATGGGCGGTCAAGGTCTACGCCAACGCCCAGCGCCTGCGCGCGCATCTGGAACGGGCGCCCGAGTTCCGCCAGCGCCTCCAGCACCTCCCCGAGACTCCCGGCGCGCGCTACTTCCACGAGAAGAAGCTGCAGCGCGAGCTCGACCAGCGCAGCCGCAACGAGGGACAGAGCCTGGCGGCCCACATCCGCGAGGAGCTCGCACCGGGGGCCGTCTCGGTGAAACCCCTGCGCCTGGCGGATCGCGGGCTCTCAGGCCGGCAGGACGACATGGTGCTGAACTCCGCGTTCCTGGTGGATTCCGGGCAGGTGCAGCGCTTCACCCACCGCGTGCAGCAGCTCGCGGCCCGGTACCAGCCGCGGGGGCTGACGGTGGAGGCGACCGGCCCCTGGCCTCCCTACAGCTTCTGCCCCAGCCTGGAGGAGCGGCCGTGA
- a CDS encoding GvpL/GvpF family gas vesicle protein: MKSIVYGILDARQAAKETLPPGLNQAPLMAVKHGNLAAAISPVAEELASSAGIDQALEYARVVEQLHRRLAVLPMRYGCFVHHPEQVVEFLHRYERQFSDALAQVEGRDEMGLRILFQESDMAEPPEQPGAPTEADAQTRGRAYLDNRRRFYAQQTRVDRAARRMAERAQAAFSGLFVRCTWDHAARPDGLLLSMAFLVERPKLADFRRAFLRFQKDCPGKVMCSGPWPPYGFVADLAKPAVAALADLEHLQEKG, encoded by the coding sequence GTGAAGTCCATCGTGTACGGCATCCTGGACGCACGGCAGGCAGCGAAGGAGACGCTGCCGCCGGGGCTGAACCAGGCGCCGCTGATGGCGGTGAAGCACGGCAACCTGGCCGCGGCCATCTCGCCGGTGGCGGAGGAGCTGGCCTCCTCGGCCGGCATCGATCAGGCGCTGGAGTACGCCCGGGTGGTCGAGCAGTTGCACCGCCGACTGGCGGTGTTGCCCATGCGCTACGGCTGCTTCGTCCATCACCCCGAACAGGTGGTGGAGTTCCTGCACCGCTACGAGCGCCAGTTCTCGGACGCGCTGGCCCAGGTGGAGGGCCGTGACGAGATGGGTCTGCGCATCCTGTTCCAGGAGTCGGACATGGCCGAGCCCCCGGAGCAGCCAGGGGCGCCCACCGAGGCGGACGCCCAGACCCGCGGCCGGGCCTACCTGGACAACCGGCGTCGCTTCTACGCGCAGCAGACACGTGTGGACCGCGCCGCCCGACGCATGGCGGAGCGGGCGCAGGCGGCCTTCTCCGGGCTGTTCGTCCGCTGCACCTGGGACCATGCCGCTCGCCCAGACGGGCTGCTGCTCTCCATGGCCTTCCTGGTGGAGCGCCCCAAGCTCGCCGACTTCCGGCGGGCCTTCCTTCGCTTCCAGAAAGACTGCCCCGGCAAGGTGATGTGCAGCGGCCCGTGGCCTCCGTACGGCTTCGTGGCGGACCTGGCAAAGCCCGCCGTCGCGGCCCTCGCCGATCTGGAGCACCTCCAAGAGAAAGGATGA
- the gvpA gene encoding gas vesicle structural protein GvpA → MANVSTSTGASSLGDVIDRILDKGIVVDAWVKVSLVGIEVLSIEARVVIASVETYLKYADAIGLTATAAAPAAV, encoded by the coding sequence ATGGCAAACGTCTCAACTTCGACCGGGGCGTCCTCGTTGGGCGACGTCATCGACCGGATCCTCGACAAGGGAATCGTGGTCGATGCCTGGGTGAAGGTCTCGCTGGTCGGCATCGAGGTGCTCTCCATCGAGGCCCGCGTCGTGATCGCTTCGGTCGAGACCTACCTCAAGTACGCCGACGCCATCGGCCTCACCGCCACCGCGGCCGCGCCCGCCGCGGTCTGA
- a CDS encoding GvpL/GvpF family gas vesicle protein — MPRAKTRHEKSTPEGCYLYAVVPMEVVDSLDLDTPGIQGADVYPVTSGKLAAIVSDIEQQTLRPERKLLSTHSAVLGRVMDQAPMLPVAFGIIAGSEREVRNLLAEHENDFLTQLDAVSGNVELGLRIRLIDPNAFEYYVNAFPELRAMRDDLYREGEPSREEKIELGKQFVDLLNGFREETADKVLDGIESIASQTVVNEPRNESEVVNLAALVPRKKVDAFNATVEKLGATLPDDFQVDVTGPWPPYSFINLRIHFEQVEEAAQGAP; from the coding sequence ATGCCACGCGCCAAGACCCGACACGAGAAGTCCACCCCGGAGGGATGCTACCTGTACGCGGTGGTTCCGATGGAGGTGGTCGACTCGCTGGACCTCGACACTCCCGGCATCCAGGGTGCCGACGTGTACCCGGTGACATCCGGAAAGCTGGCGGCCATCGTCAGCGATATCGAGCAGCAGACGCTCCGACCGGAGCGCAAACTCCTCAGCACCCACAGCGCGGTGCTGGGCCGCGTGATGGACCAGGCGCCGATGCTGCCGGTCGCGTTCGGCATCATCGCCGGCAGCGAGCGGGAGGTCCGGAATCTGCTGGCCGAGCACGAGAACGACTTCCTCACGCAGCTCGATGCGGTGAGCGGGAATGTGGAGCTGGGCCTCCGGATCCGGCTGATCGACCCCAATGCGTTCGAGTACTACGTCAACGCCTTCCCCGAGCTCAGGGCGATGCGGGACGACCTCTACCGCGAGGGGGAACCGTCGCGCGAAGAGAAGATCGAACTGGGGAAGCAGTTCGTCGACCTGCTCAACGGCTTCCGTGAGGAGACCGCGGACAAGGTGCTCGATGGAATCGAGTCCATCGCCAGCCAGACCGTGGTCAACGAGCCGCGCAACGAGTCGGAGGTGGTGAATCTGGCCGCGCTGGTGCCGCGAAAGAAGGTCGACGCCTTCAACGCGACCGTGGAGAAGCTGGGCGCGACGCTGCCCGACGACTTCCAGGTGGACGTGACCGGCCCCTGGCCGCCGTACAGCTTCATCAATCTGCGAATCCACTTCGAGCAGGTGGAGGAGGCAGCGCAGGGGGCGCCTTGA
- a CDS encoding gas vesicle protein GvpG: protein MIILDDILMAPVRSIAWIFRSVHKAVQDEQANEETDLRARLSDLYQELERGEITEEQFDEQESRLLDRLDALKEEKEGAGPATPGTGPGGENG from the coding sequence TTGATCATCCTGGACGACATCCTGATGGCGCCTGTCCGGAGCATCGCGTGGATCTTCCGCTCGGTGCACAAGGCCGTGCAGGACGAACAGGCCAATGAGGAGACGGACCTCCGCGCCCGCCTGAGCGACCTGTACCAGGAGCTCGAGCGCGGAGAGATCACGGAGGAACAGTTCGACGAGCAGGAGTCGCGACTGCTCGACCGCCTGGACGCGTTGAAGGAAGAGAAGGAGGGAGCAGGGCCCGCGACGCCTGGAACAGGCCCTGGAGGTGAGAACGGATGA
- a CDS encoding gas vesicle protein, whose amino-acid sequence MNGQATTPESQQERASVLELLDRVLNKGVVISGDLVISVADVDLIYLGLRLLLTSVETALEVGTLPERPQRLQ is encoded by the coding sequence ATGAACGGGCAGGCGACGACACCCGAGTCACAGCAGGAGCGCGCCTCGGTGTTGGAGTTGCTGGACCGGGTGCTCAACAAGGGCGTGGTCATCAGCGGTGACCTGGTGATTTCGGTGGCCGACGTGGACCTCATCTACCTGGGCCTGCGGCTGCTGTTGACCTCGGTGGAGACGGCGCTGGAGGTGGGCACCCTTCCCGAACGTCCTCAACGCTTGCAGTGA
- a CDS encoding gas vesicle protein K, with product MAVEGAPQAVEEFARALEPTKPPKLELDEENVQSGLVRLVLAVVELIRQLLERQALRRIDGGTLSEEQIERLGVTFLRLQEQMDALKKQFHLTDEDLNLDLGPLGTTL from the coding sequence ATGGCAGTCGAGGGCGCGCCACAGGCGGTGGAGGAGTTCGCCCGAGCGTTGGAGCCGACGAAGCCGCCCAAGCTGGAGCTGGACGAGGAGAACGTCCAGTCCGGGCTGGTGCGGCTGGTGCTCGCCGTCGTCGAGCTCATCCGCCAGTTGCTGGAGAGGCAGGCGCTGCGCCGGATCGACGGCGGCACCCTGAGCGAGGAGCAGATTGAAAGGCTCGGCGTCACCTTCCTGCGCCTGCAGGAGCAGATGGATGCCTTGAAGAAGCAATTCCACCTGACGGACGAGGACCTGAATCTGGACCTCGGGCCGCTGGGCACGACGCTGTGA
- a CDS encoding gas vesicle protein, with amino-acid sequence MARIDERATTPPQRNYPPTSTRSSSVADILERVLDKGIVITGDIKISLTNVELLTIQIRLIISSVERAQEMGLDWWTTNPNFSSRARQQLPAAQAPEAAPARGASAEPAAPVPRAAPKPSPTRRRAPKARKV; translated from the coding sequence ATGGCCCGAATCGACGAGCGCGCGACGACGCCCCCTCAGCGGAACTACCCGCCCACCTCGACCCGCAGCAGCTCCGTGGCCGACATCCTCGAGCGGGTGCTGGACAAGGGCATCGTCATCACCGGGGACATCAAGATCAGTCTGACGAACGTCGAGCTGTTGACCATCCAGATCCGACTCATCATCAGCTCGGTGGAGCGGGCGCAGGAGATGGGCCTGGATTGGTGGACGACCAACCCCAACTTCAGCTCCCGCGCGCGCCAGCAGCTCCCGGCGGCACAAGCGCCCGAGGCGGCGCCAGCTCGAGGTGCCTCGGCCGAACCGGCGGCTCCGGTCCCACGCGCTGCTCCCAAGCCCTCCCCCACGCGCAGGCGCGCGCCCAAGGCCAGGAAGGTGTAG
- a CDS encoding HEAT repeat domain-containing protein yields the protein MKHVRSLEESVSRLDASDPKAVEVALEALGEALCAEDEGRREQAARLLLEALRRPGARARGAILHLLQTSWWPPQEQLAEGALDAVFDAVASLDADAMAVDDAALLVANLYRAVPRLSLGTLASALRHPRASVRRAAAGVVGRVGKPAVDLLPEVLTVLDDVEPVAGAALESLGALAPLAPGLAMPALLGQVEKTEGVRHYLALMSLRGLLEEQRREGRPPPELNLLEPTLLRSAEDPQAPVRLEAVSLLGLARLSSLTTVATLRRHLQDESPAVASCAAVALLRVGASPQEALTLLSALLTATDEPEKVGVALSALETVERPTLRRARSLLETVARDGTGYARETARDLLQQLA from the coding sequence GTGAAGCACGTCCGCTCCCTGGAAGAGTCCGTTTCCCGTCTCGACGCTTCGGACCCCAAGGCCGTGGAGGTCGCGCTGGAGGCGCTCGGGGAGGCGCTCTGCGCGGAGGACGAGGGCCGGCGGGAGCAGGCGGCGCGGCTGCTCCTCGAGGCGCTGAGGCGCCCGGGCGCTCGCGCGCGGGGGGCCATCCTCCATCTCCTCCAGACCTCCTGGTGGCCGCCACAGGAGCAACTCGCCGAGGGGGCTCTCGACGCGGTGTTCGACGCGGTGGCGTCGCTGGACGCGGACGCGATGGCGGTGGATGACGCGGCGCTCCTGGTGGCGAACCTCTACCGGGCCGTACCCCGGCTCTCGCTGGGCACCTTGGCGTCGGCGCTCCGTCATCCGCGCGCTTCGGTGCGCAGGGCCGCCGCCGGCGTGGTGGGGCGGGTGGGGAAGCCCGCAGTGGACCTGCTCCCGGAGGTGCTGACCGTGCTCGATGATGTGGAGCCGGTCGCGGGCGCCGCCCTGGAGTCGCTGGGCGCGCTGGCCCCACTGGCGCCGGGGCTCGCCATGCCCGCCTTGCTCGGGCAGGTCGAGAAGACGGAGGGCGTGCGCCACTACCTGGCGCTGATGTCCCTGCGCGGCCTGCTGGAGGAGCAGCGGCGCGAGGGGAGGCCGCCACCGGAGCTGAACCTCCTGGAGCCCACGCTCCTGCGGTCCGCCGAGGACCCTCAGGCGCCTGTCCGCTTGGAGGCGGTGTCGCTGTTGGGATTGGCCCGGCTGTCGTCCCTCACCACCGTGGCCACGCTGCGTCGCCACCTCCAGGATGAGAGCCCCGCCGTGGCCTCCTGCGCCGCGGTGGCGCTGCTGCGCGTGGGGGCCTCACCCCAGGAGGCGCTGACCCTGCTCTCCGCGCTGCTCACCGCGACCGACGAGCCCGAGAAGGTCGGTGTGGCCCTCAGTGCCCTGGAGACCGTGGAGCGCCCCACGCTGCGGCGCGCCCGGTCCCTGCTGGAGACGGTGGCGCGCGACGGGACGGGGTATGCGCGCGAGACGGCCCGGGACCTGCTCCAGCAGCTGGCTTGA
- a CDS encoding DoxX family protein, whose product MTEVNGGGTGPSRALSVSLWSVQVLLGLLFVGTGVWKLLTPIPRLAEMIPWAGQVSPAFLYATAVVDLAGGLGVVLPWLTRIRPGLTVLAALGCAALQGCAIVFHVSRGEAANAPFNVLLVALSLFVAWGRRSRAPVVASA is encoded by the coding sequence ATGACCGAGGTCAACGGTGGTGGTACGGGTCCGTCCAGAGCGCTGTCCGTCTCCCTATGGAGTGTCCAGGTCCTGCTGGGGCTCCTCTTCGTCGGCACGGGCGTGTGGAAGCTCCTGACGCCGATTCCCCGCCTGGCCGAGATGATTCCGTGGGCGGGGCAGGTCTCCCCGGCGTTCCTGTACGCGACGGCGGTGGTGGACCTGGCCGGCGGGCTCGGCGTCGTCCTGCCGTGGCTCACGCGCATCAGACCCGGGCTGACGGTCCTCGCGGCCCTCGGCTGCGCGGCGCTCCAGGGCTGCGCCATCGTCTTCCACGTCTCGCGCGGCGAGGCGGCGAACGCGCCCTTCAACGTCCTGCTCGTGGCGCTCTCGCTCTTCGTCGCCTGGGGGCGCAGGTCCCGCGCGCCCGTCGTCGCGTCTGCGTGA
- a CDS encoding winged helix-turn-helix transcriptional regulator: protein MTTRFDSDCVGTREILSLVGDKWSVLVIVNLGEGDLRFSDLKRAISGISQRMLTHTLRRLECDGLVSRTVTPTVPLRVDYALTALGQTLLEPVTHLALWAQSHQAEIQGARDAFQRASGAKAK, encoded by the coding sequence ATGACCACGCGCTTCGACAGCGACTGCGTCGGGACGCGGGAGATCCTCAGCCTCGTCGGAGACAAGTGGAGCGTGCTGGTCATCGTGAACCTGGGCGAGGGCGACCTGCGCTTCAGCGACCTCAAGCGCGCCATCTCGGGCATCTCCCAGCGGATGCTGACCCATACGTTGCGCCGCCTGGAATGCGACGGGCTCGTCTCGCGCACCGTCACCCCGACGGTGCCCCTGCGCGTGGACTACGCGCTCACCGCGCTCGGACAGACACTGCTCGAGCCCGTGACCCACCTGGCCCTCTGGGCCCAGAGCCATCAGGCGGAGATCCAGGGCGCGCGGGATGCATTCCAGCGCGCCAGCGGCGCCAAGGCGAAGTAG
- a CDS encoding AraC family transcriptional regulator, with the protein MTDLMPPVDSLGEALHFLRMSGTFYCRSELSAPWGLALPAMEGCLMFHVVASGQCWLEVDDGEPMLLQPGMFALLPHGRGHRLTSERGGATRRLEELPEELVSERYSILRHGGGGAPTTLICGAVRLDHPAARHLVSLLPAIIRVEPSDSPRMDWFQSTLRFMALEAKELRPGGETVITRLADVLVVQALREWMASDASAKTGWLGALQDRDVGRALALIHREPTRPWTVATLASHVAMSRSAFSARFTRLVGEPPMHYLARWRMAVAHTCLKEERPGLAELAARMGYQSEAAFSRAFKRFMGVSPGAVRKA; encoded by the coding sequence ATGACGGACCTGATGCCGCCGGTGGATTCGCTCGGAGAGGCGCTGCACTTCCTGCGGATGAGCGGGACGTTCTATTGCCGTTCGGAGCTGTCGGCTCCGTGGGGGCTGGCGCTCCCGGCGATGGAGGGCTGCCTGATGTTCCACGTCGTGGCGTCCGGCCAGTGCTGGCTGGAGGTCGACGACGGCGAGCCGATGCTGCTCCAGCCGGGGATGTTCGCGCTCCTTCCCCATGGACGGGGGCACCGTCTGACGAGCGAGCGGGGCGGCGCCACGCGCCGGCTGGAGGAGCTCCCGGAGGAGCTGGTCAGCGAGCGCTACTCCATCCTGCGCCACGGAGGCGGTGGCGCGCCCACGACGCTCATCTGCGGCGCGGTGCGGCTCGACCATCCCGCCGCGCGACACCTGGTCTCGCTCCTGCCCGCCATCATCCGGGTCGAGCCTTCGGACTCGCCGCGGATGGACTGGTTCCAGAGCACCTTGCGCTTCATGGCCCTGGAGGCGAAGGAGCTGCGCCCTGGTGGCGAGACGGTCATCACCCGGCTCGCGGACGTGCTGGTGGTGCAGGCCTTGCGCGAGTGGATGGCGAGCGACGCCTCGGCGAAGACGGGCTGGCTGGGGGCGCTCCAGGACCGAGACGTGGGCCGCGCGCTCGCCCTCATCCATCGCGAGCCGACGCGGCCATGGACGGTGGCGACGCTCGCTTCGCACGTCGCGATGTCCCGCTCGGCCTTCTCCGCGCGCTTCACCCGGCTGGTGGGGGAGCCGCCGATGCACTACCTGGCGCGCTGGCGCATGGCCGTGGCCCACACGTGCCTGAAGGAGGAGCGCCCGGGGCTCGCGGAGCTGGCGGCGCGCATGGGCTACCAGTCCGAGGCGGCCTTCAGCCGCGCCTTCAAGCGGTTCATGGGCGTCTCACCCGGCGCGGTCCGCAAGGCGTGA
- a CDS encoding NAD(P)H-binding protein has translation MLVVMGANGNTGRKLVEILRREGQRVRALGRSPERLAPLTALGAEVLTGEADDAAFLTRAFRGADAVYTLLPVDRTSPDYHSAQRRKGEAIVQALRDSGVRHAVALSSLGADLSEGTGLLATLHDQEERLKTLRDTHVLLLRPVSFFENFHDVLGLIKHQGISGDSVEPDLAIPMIATRDIAEAAARAMMARDWTGHVARELLGPRDLSPHEATRLLGASLGLPDLEYVRFPDADMAGALVQAGMSETFASLYVGMTRAFNEGRVQPRHGRTPENTTPTRFEDFVGELARAYAAL, from the coding sequence ATGCTGGTCGTGATGGGAGCGAACGGAAACACGGGGCGGAAGCTCGTCGAAATCCTGCGGCGCGAGGGGCAGCGGGTCCGGGCGTTGGGGCGATCCCCGGAGCGCCTGGCGCCGCTCACCGCGCTGGGAGCGGAGGTCCTCACGGGCGAGGCGGACGACGCCGCGTTCCTGACGCGGGCCTTCCGCGGGGCCGACGCGGTCTACACCCTGCTGCCGGTGGATCGCACGTCGCCGGACTATCACTCCGCGCAGCGGCGGAAGGGAGAGGCCATCGTCCAGGCGCTGCGGGACAGCGGCGTCCGGCACGCGGTGGCGCTCAGCAGCCTGGGCGCGGACCTGAGCGAGGGCACGGGCCTGCTCGCCACGCTGCACGACCAGGAGGAGCGGCTGAAGACCCTGCGGGACACCCACGTGCTGCTGCTGCGTCCGGTGTCCTTCTTCGAGAACTTCCACGACGTGCTGGGGCTCATCAAGCACCAGGGCATCAGCGGTGACTCCGTCGAACCGGACCTCGCCATTCCCATGATTGCCACGCGAGACATCGCGGAGGCGGCGGCCCGCGCGATGATGGCGCGAGACTGGACGGGCCACGTCGCGCGCGAGCTGCTCGGTCCGCGCGACCTGAGCCCTCACGAAGCCACGCGACTGCTGGGCGCGAGCCTCGGCCTCCCCGACCTCGAGTATGTCCGGTTCCCCGACGCGGACATGGCGGGCGCCCTGGTGCAGGCGGGGATGTCGGAGACCTTCGCCAGCCTGTATGTGGGGATGACGCGTGCCTTCAATGAAGGGCGCGTCCAGCCACGCCACGGTCGCACGCCGGAGAACACCACGCCCACGCGCTTCGAGGACTTCGTCGGGGAGCTCGCCCGGGCCTACGCGGCCCTCTGA
- a CDS encoding DUF1772 domain-containing protein has protein sequence MLEATVNTLTWIATAGCALLAGTFFAFSSFVMKGLARLPPERGIEAMQAINVAALERGLMAVFFGTTVACLLLAVSTPWTWGTTGAGPRLVGALVLLVGGFVVTAAFNVPRNEALAALTPTSPEAADRWRDYVATWTAWNHVRTGACLAAALLLARATR, from the coding sequence ATGCTCGAAGCCACGGTGAACACGCTGACGTGGATCGCCACCGCGGGGTGCGCGCTCCTGGCGGGGACCTTCTTCGCCTTCTCGTCGTTCGTGATGAAGGGACTCGCCCGCCTCCCACCCGAGCGCGGTATCGAGGCCATGCAGGCCATCAACGTCGCGGCGCTCGAGCGCGGCCTGATGGCCGTGTTCTTCGGCACCACCGTGGCCTGCCTCCTGCTCGCCGTCTCCACCCCGTGGACCTGGGGCACGACGGGCGCGGGGCCAAGGCTCGTGGGCGCCCTGGTGCTGCTGGTGGGCGGCTTCGTGGTGACGGCCGCGTTCAACGTGCCCCGGAACGAGGCCCTGGCGGCCCTCACCCCCACCAGCCCCGAGGCCGCGGACCGGTGGAGGGACTACGTGGCCACCTGGACGGCGTGGAATCACGTCCGGACCGGAGCCTGTCTCGCGGCGGCGCTCCTGCTCGCGCGCGCCACGCGTTAG